A genomic segment from Leptolyngbya boryana PCC 6306 encodes:
- a CDS encoding putative glycolipid-binding domain-containing protein, whose translation MNSLEYTILRRRLDCPGHDSCCLWKSGDGWQLSGTAIFLSEQQPCLLSYEVNTDSNWETRTANISGYIGKSIIALTIARTPNNRWSINDKELQNAADCIDLDLGFTPATNLIAIRRLALAVGARSPAPAAWLDFPDFMLKRLEQHYHRLSHDSYKYTSPDAGYANVLEVDDYGAITRYPQLWAQEI comes from the coding sequence ATGAATTCACTGGAATATACAATTCTTCGGCGCAGATTAGATTGTCCTGGACACGATAGTTGTTGTCTCTGGAAGTCTGGTGATGGTTGGCAATTATCTGGAACAGCCATCTTCTTGTCTGAGCAACAGCCTTGTCTTTTATCCTATGAAGTGAATACTGATAGCAACTGGGAAACCCGCACCGCAAACATTTCAGGTTATATCGGTAAATCAATCATTGCTCTGACAATTGCTCGTACTCCAAATAATCGTTGGAGTATCAATGACAAAGAATTACAGAACGCAGCAGACTGCATTGATTTAGATCTAGGATTTACTCCAGCCACTAATTTGATTGCCATTCGTCGGTTGGCGTTGGCGGTTGGAGCGCGATCGCCAGCCCCTGCTGCATGGCTAGATTTTCCAGACTTCATGCTGAAACGATTGGAACAACACTACCACCGATTATCCCACGATAGCTACAAGTACACATCGCCCGATGCAGGCTATGCCAATGTTTTAGAAGTAGATGATTATGGGGCAATCACTCGTTATCCTCAACTTTGGGCGCAGGAGATATGA
- a CDS encoding anthrone oxygenase family protein: protein MVGITYLYILKLFAALGCGVIAGVFFAFSTFVMNALAQQPPAQGIATMQSINITVINPWFMAAFLGTSLVCLILIAFSLLRWQQPGTAYLLVSALFYLIGCFGVTMVFNVPLNDALAAANPNSPEGANLWARYLTNWTFWNHVRAIAAFIAAALFTMALNASPKP, encoded by the coding sequence GCCCTTGGGTGTGGGGTGATCGCTGGAGTATTCTTCGCCTTCTCAACCTTTGTTATGAACGCTCTGGCTCAACAACCTCCCGCTCAGGGAATTGCCACGATGCAATCCATCAACATTACGGTGATTAATCCCTGGTTTATGGCTGCATTTCTGGGGACGAGTCTTGTTTGTCTGATTTTAATTGCCTTTTCACTCCTCCGATGGCAACAACCCGGTACTGCTTATTTGCTGGTCAGTGCTTTGTTCTACCTGATCGGTTGTTTTGGAGTGACAATGGTGTTTAACGTTCCGCTGAATGATGCGTTAGCTGCTGCCAATCCCAACAGTCCAGAAGGTGCAAATCTCTGGGCTAGATACCTGACGAATTGGACGTTTTGGAATCATGTGCGGGCGATCGCCGCATTCATCGCAGCCGCCTTATTCACAATGGCACTCAATGCTTCACCAAAACCGTAG